TTTCTCAAACAACAGCGTTGAAACCGTGTTCGCCACGGCAAAAAGCGCTTGGACCTCCTCAGACCGCAAATGAGAGAACTCCGTGGCGTTCTTTTCAGGCACGACAACGACATGCCCGCGAGTAACACCTTGTTCGGGAAGAAGAATGGAGAATCCCTGGCCTGCGAACAAAACACGCTTTGATTCAGACACGCATCACTCACCTCCCACCACGCAAGAACAAAGAAGAAATGGCGTCAAGATCCATTGCCTTCTTCTTGTTCGCTTCTGTTTTTTCTGGCTTCATGCTGCCGGCCTTGCTCCGTTCGTTCTCCCCTTCTCTTTGTTCCGCTATCTCCTCTCGTCCTGCCTGCGAACCTGCACCCTCCGACGTAGCACTCCCCCTGGGTTCTTGTGTTTCAACACGAGGTCTTTCCTCTCTTCCTGGCGGTTCTCCACGGCTGCTCCCTTCCGCACCCTGCTCTTTAGGAAAGAGCTTGATTTTTTTCAGGCGATCTGAGAGGGCGTTAATATCAATCCCTTCAAAGAGCTCGGCCAGTTTAGGATCTGCAGGGATCAGTTCTTTAATCTTTTCTGGGTGCTCTTTGAGCACCTCAGCAATCTCAGGATTGTCATAGAGCAATTCTGCCAGCAGAACGTGCCGCTCGTGAACACTCGCAGGAATGGGGATGTCATCACTTCCAAGCCCTGACCCGTGAGCTAGGGCGTCAGATCCTTGAGCCGGAGGGGCGTGCGAGGTGGACGCACCCGTAGGCGCTCCCTGACGCTGAGCTTGGTGCTCAGGCGCCGCAGACGCTTTTTCACCTGCAAGCGCCGCGCTCGAAGCTGCGCCTCCCTCGCCTTCACGCTTGCCGGGCACCATCCCATCTTCCCTCCTTGCGAGAGGCGCCAGCGCCTTTCCAAAAAGAGAAGAGAGCGCCTCCTCCAATGCTGACTGGTCAAAACTCCCCGTCTCCACGTCCAAGTGGGAAAGCGCGTCCCCCTCTTCCCTTGGAAACAAGTGCATAAGAAAATGAGGACTTTGCTGACCTGCAACTGCGCCGTTGGCTACGAAGAGCGTTACTCTCTGCACAAGCAGCGCCTCTCGCAAAGCGTTCATCAAGTCAACGCTTCTCATGAACAAATGCTGAAACACGTCCGGCGGCAGCAGCGGAAGAATGGGATAATGCTCCTTTGGCAAGAGCAGGGTGTGCCCGCGAACAGCGGGATTAATATCAAGAATAGCAAGAACCTGCTCATCCTCAAATACTTTTTGAGAGGGTATCTCTCCTCGAACAATCTTGCAAAAAATACAATTCTTCTTGATTTCTTCAAATTCCTCAGCAGATAATTGTGTATCGGACACGCAGCACACACCTTCAAACTTCTCGTTTTTCACGGTGCTTCTTGCAAAGTAAATTTATAAACCTTCCCATCCAAGAATGACGACGAAGTTTTAAATACGGATTGGGAAGAAACACGACATACCAAAACACAGAAAACAGCAGAGAAGGTCACTCGCAAAAAAAATCATTCGCCACCATGGAGCAGAGAACATCTCAACAAGCGCTGCCAACGATCATTCACAATCCGTATCAAGAAGGCGTTTCTGCCGTTCTAGAACGCCTTCAAACGTCACAGAACGGCCTCTCAACACCCGTCGCGGAAGAGCGCCTCAGAAGTTTTGGACCTAACAAGATCGAGGCAAAAAAACAAGAACCGCTCTGGAAAGTATTCTTGAGACAATTCAGCGACGTCATGGTCATCATCCTCATCCTCGCAAGCATCATCTCTTTTGGCATCACGTGGTTCACCAACAACGTCCAAACAGGAGGAGAGCACGAAAGCTACGTTGACGGCATCGTCATTCTCATCATCGTCTTCCTCAACGCCGTCATCGGATTCATTCAAGAATACAAAGCAGAAAAATCCCTCGAAGCGCTCCAAAAAATGATTTCTCCCCGCGCCGTTGTCATTCGAGACGGCGAAGAAACAGAAATTGACGTGGCGGACCTCGTCCCCGGAGACATCATCCTCCTTGAAGAAGGCGCAGCGGTGCCAGCAGATACGCGACTCATAGAAGCCACCAACCTCCAATGTATCGAAGCCGCCCTGACGGGCGAGAGCACGCCTGTCCAGAAACACACGGACCCTATCAAGGAGGCGGCTGCAATTGGTGACAGGAAGAACATGGTTTTTATGGGAACTATTGTGAGCGCAGGAAGAGGCGTTGCCGTCGTCACCGCAACAGGCACATCAACGGAATTTGGGAAAATAGCCAAGCTCACCCTCGATGTTAAAGAGGAGAAGAGCCCTCTTCAAAAAGAACTCGCAAAGGTCGGCGCCTTCATTGCAAAAGCAACGCTCCTCATTAGCGCGATAATCTTCGTGTTCGGCCTCATCGAAGGAAAAAAGCTCCTCCACATGTTCATCTACGCAGTCAGCGTAGCAGTCGCGGCGGTTCCGGAAGGCCTCCCCGCAACGATAACCATCGCCCTCGCGTTTGGCGTGCGAAGAATGGCTAAGAAGAAGAGCATCATTAAAAAGCTCTCATCTGTCGAAACCCTCGGGAGCACAACCGTTATTTGCTCTGATAAAACAGGCACGCTCACAAAGAACCAAATGACCGTTCGCGAAGCATACACGCATGCAGGCAACGTCACCGTAACAGGAACAGGGTACTCTGCTGACGGAAAATTTGTTTCAAAAACCAACGATTCAGCAACAAGAGCGCCGGAACTCAAGCACATGCTCATTGCAGGAGCACTATGCAACAACGCCCACTTTGACAAGACGACCAACCACGTCATAGGAGACCCTACGGAAGCCGCCCTTCTTGTTTCTACAGAAAAATTTGGCATAGACACACAAGCCCTCCGCCATGCCAACAAGCGTATCAAAGAATTCCCGTTCGACAGCAAACGCAAACTTATGTCCACGATCAACCAAACACCAGACGGCACCATGCTCTTCGTCAAAGGAGCGCCCGACATCATCCTCAGCAAGTGCACTCATATTCTCAAAGGCGGCAAGCCCACACGCCTCACCCAACAAGAGCGAGAACACATACAAACACAAAACCTTGACATGGCGTCGCGCGCCCTAAGAGTCCTCGGATTTGCCTACAGAACACTGAGCAACGAAGAAACCAAACACGCAATCAAGAAACAAGAACCAGAAACGCTTGAAGACCACCTCGTCTTCATAGGACTGCAAGGCATGATCGACCCTCCGCGAGAAGAAGTCATTCCTGCGGTCGCTGCATGCAAAAGAGCAGGCATCAAAATATACATCGTCACCGGAGACCACGGCATCACCGCACGAGCAATTGCGGAAAAAATAGGAATAGCAAGCCACAAGACAAAAGTCATCACTGGCCAAGACCTTGCAAAACTTCGCGATGAAGAACTCAAGGAAGAACTCAAAAATCCTGTTATCTTCGCCAGAGTAAACCCTGAGCACAAGCTCCGCGTGGTCAGCCTTCTCAAAGAGCAGGGAGAAATCGTCGCTGTCACCGGCGACGGCGTGAACGACGCACCAGCACTCAAGAAAGCAGACATTGGCGTTGCAATGGGCATCACCGGAACCGACGTCAGCAAGGAAGCAAGCGACATGATACTCCTCGACGACAGCTTCGCAACCATTGTTTCAGCAATCAAGGAAGGAAGAACCATCTACGATAACATCACCAAGTTTATGCGCTTCCTCTTCACCAGCAACCTGGGAGAGCTCGTGACCGTCTTTTTAGGGCTCTTCATCATACCCTTCCTAAGCCTCCCTAAAGAAACGCTCATCGTCACTGCCGTTCAAGTCCTTTGGATAAACCTGCTCACGGACGCCCTCCCCGCCCTCGCTCTTGGCGTCGAGCCACCTGAAAAGGACGTAATGGAAAAACCGCCTCGAAACCAAAAACAGCGGCTCGTAACAAATAAGATCTTCCTAAGCTGGCTCTTTACCGGACTCGTTATCGGGGCTGGCACGCTTTTTAGCTTCCTCTACTCACTAACCATCACTGGCGCGCCAATGGAAAAAGCAACAACAGTAGCCTTCACCACCCTTGTCCTCTTCCAACTCGTCAATGTGTTCAACTGCAAATCAAAGACGAAGAGCATCTTCAAAACGAAAATTCGCGACAACCTCTTCCTCATCAAAGCCGTTCTTGTCTCGTTCCTCCTCCAACTGCTCGTCATCTACGAACCAACCATCATGCAATACTACTTCAAAACCACCAGCCTCTCCCTGCAAGACTGGCTACTCATCCTCCCCATTGCTCTTTCAGTTCTTGTTTATGAAGAGCTTCGAAAAGCCCACCTCCGGTACGCTGAACGAAAAAAGGCTGCAAAAGCGTCCACGCCTTCTCCCAACCTTGTTTAAAAATACACAAGAGCCCGTGTCCGACGAGCACTGCCTTTGATGAAACCTAAACAAAGGCTTTTAAAAAACATGTAGCTTCTCGCCCTGCCATGACCGACAAAAGAGTAAAGGCGTTCGCTCAAGCCCTCTATCAAGAATTGACAACCCATACAAGAACAAAAAAAACACTGGAAAACGCCTTCCAGGCAGACAAGCTCGCGCCGCCACGCCTCCAAAAACTCAAAGAACGCCTAGCAAAACAGCTCAACCTCGCCACGCTCCCGTCCAACGCAACAATCTTGCTCAACCTCACCCCCGGACAAGCAAAAAACGCCAAGCACGTTCTCTCAACAAAGCCGGTGAGAAGCATCAGCGGCGTCAACATCGTCGCAATCATGACCTCCCCTGCCCGATGCCCCCACGGAAAATGCACCTACTGCCCGGGAGGGCTTTCCTCCAGTTTTGGCGATGTTCCTCAAAGCTACACAGGAAGAGAACCTGCGAGCCAACGCGGCGCGCGACTCTCCTATGACGCCTATCTCCAAGTTATGAACCGCCTAGCACAATACCTCATCGCAGGGCACGAACTCTCAAAAACAGAAGTCATTGTCATGGGCGGCACGTTCCCCTCCCGCCCCGTAGAGTACCAGCAACGATTCATTGCAGACGCGTTCCAAGCACTCAATGATTTCTCATCCCTCTTCTATGATGCAAAAGGAAACATTACCATTTCAAAACTCAAAGACGTTTTCAAACTCCCCGGCGCATTCTCAAACAAAGAACGCCAAAGAACCGTCATAGAAACCCTTAAACACATCCAGCAAACGAGTTTGAACACATCCGGCCTTGCCAACGACCTCGAAAGCGACAAGCGCGTCGCGTACGAACACGAACGCAACGAACGTGCCAAAGTGCGATGCGTCGGGCTTACCGTCGAAACTCGACCATCACCTGACATTCTTGAACAAGCAAACCTCGCACTTGCATACGGCGCCACACGCATTGAACTTGGCGTGCAAACACTCTCCGAAAACGTTCTTGCCTACGTCCACCGCGGACACACCCTTGAAGATACGAAAAACTCCCTGCGCGTCCTCAAAGACCTCGGGTTCAAGATAAATGCGCACATGATGCTCGGCCTCCCCCTCACAACACCTGAAGAAGACGTCCGCCACCTCAAACAACTCTTTGCAGACCCGCACTTTCGCCCGGACATGCTGAAAATTTACCCGACACTCGTCCTCAAGGGAACGCACCTCTACCAACTCTATCAACAAGGACACTACCGCCCGCTCACGACGATGCAAGCAGCTGAAATCATTGCCCGCGCTAAACCACACGTTCCGCGATGGTGCCGCATCATGCGCGTTCAGCGAGACATCCCCTCAACCCTCACAGAAGAGGGGCCGAGCACCAACCTGCGCCAAGTCGTCAAATCCCTCCTTGCGCAAAGAGGAACATCCTGCCAGTGCATTCGATGCAGAGAAATCAAAGACGAGACACCAACACAACCCCGCCTAGAGGTAACCACGTACCAAGCTCAAGAAGGAACAGAATTCTTCCTCGCACTCAACAACAAACCCACTGACAAGCTCATCGGCTTTTGCCGACTACGCTTCCCATCACAATGCCTCCGACCAGAAATAACGCCGTCAACCGGGATCATTAGAGAACTCCACGTCTATGGCAAAGCAACACCACTTCAGAAAACAGGCGACGTTCAGCACCGCGGCTTTGGCAAAACACTTCTTCAAGAAGCAGAACGCATCTGCAAAGCCAACAACAAAACAAAAGTGCTCGTCATCGCCGGCATTGGCGTCCGCTCCTACTACGCCAAGCTCGGCTACCACAAAGAAGGACCCTACATGGCAAAACACCTCACCTAACAACGAACAAAAAAAGAGTACGACCTATGAACGCGACAACCCTCAACCACGACATCACGCCTATTCCGGACACAGAAGAACTCCTCATAAAACCAACATTTCAAGAGCGCTACGAACAACTCCTTGGCAAAGAAGGATGGAAACGCTTCCTTCAGTACTCTTTCTCCTACCTCAGAAAATGCATACGCGTCAACACCATAAAAATAAGCGTTGAAGCACTCACGACGCGCCTGAGCAAAGACTGGGACCTCACACCCGTGCCGTGGTGTAAAGAAGGATTTTGGATCAAGCACAAGAGACTTCCACGCTTCGACTTAGGAAACCTCCCTGAACACCAACTCGGCTATTTCTACATCCAAGAAGCAGCCAGCATGATCCCTCCCGTTGTTCTTTCACCCCAACCAGAAGAGATTGTTCTCGATCTCTGCGCGGCGCCGGGATCAAAGACCAGCCAGCTAGCCCAATACATGCACAACAAAGGCGTTCTCGTCGCGAACGACGCTGACGGGCTTCGCCTCAAACCCCTCGGCATGAACCTACAACGCTGCGGCACCTACAACACCATCCTCACCCGCCACTATGGACAAGCATTTGCAAAAAAAACACTCGCCTTCGACCGCGTTCTCTGCGACGCGCCGTGTTCAGGGACGGGAACCATTAGACGATCACTCAAAACACTCACCCTCTGGTCACCAGGAGGCGTTCGCAGGCTTGCAGGGCAGCAACGCCAACTCCTCAAAGCAGCCTATGCCGCACTGAAACCCGGTGGCACACTTGTCTACAGCACGTGCACCTGCGAACCAGAAGAAAACGAGGGAAACATTAGCTGGCTCCTCCAAACCTACCCTGATCTCCAAACAACACCCATCAACCTTCCCATCAACGCTTCCAAACCCATAATGGCATTCGAAGGGCAAACGTACCACGCCGGCGTCAAAAACTGCCTGCGCATCTGGCCCCAAGACAACGACACAGAAGGGTTCTTCATCGCAAAAATCTACAAGTCAAACACGACGTAACCCTTTCAACGCTTCGTCAAAGGACAGCGCTGGTATGCTTCATCAATCGCCTCAGCAACACGCAACTCCACCGTGTCTCTTCGCAAGTTATCAAGCGCAAACCAACTAAGCCGAACAGCCAAGCCGATACCCTCATACACCTTCTGTTTGCTGAAATATGCAAGAGAACGATTCAGCCGATCCTCCACTTCAAAGCGTTTTTCTTCAGGAATTTTGGGGAAAGGCAAGACGACCAACTCATCACCGCCCCAGCGAACCAGCAAATCCGTCCTCCTCAATTCTCTTGCCATGCACTGCTCAACACCGTCCCCGTAACGAACTGGAGAACTGATAGCAGAATTAAGCGCCCTGCTCACATCAGCAAGCGCCTTATCCCCCTGCTTGTACGAGTGAGCATTATGCCCCTTCAAGTTCACCACATCAACAACAAAGCCGTCAGTAGCGTACCCCTGCGGAAGCCACTCCAACACTGCAAAACACGCAGCTCGCGTAAGAAACCCTGTTCTTGGGTCGACACCCAAGCGCTTAGCCAACGATCGCAACTCGTCACTGCCAAGCTGTTGAAGATACGCATCAAGAACGCTCGGCGCCCGGCGATCCAGCACAGAAGTGCTATTTTGATACTGAGCCAGGCGTGATTTAAGCGCCTTATTCTCCCGCACGATCTGCAAAATACGTCTGTCACGCGCTGAAAAGCCACCAAGACGCTCTGATAAGGACATGCCCGGGAAGAGTACACACAACCCTTATAAATATTTCGTCATTGTAGAGTAGTTATTGATGGTTTTGCCATTAACGGATTCGAACCTTAAGCCCTTCTATTTTGTCTCAATGGCTTCTCCCTCAAAGGTCTTTTTGCCAAGTATTTAAAAACAACTACTTTAAAAAGGAAGGAAGGTTTCACAACCAACCATGACACGACAAAGGACGAACAAAAAACCCCGAATCGCAATCATAGGAGGAGGATTTGCCGGAATCACCTTCCTCACCACTCTCTACAACCACGCAAGAAAACAACCCCCCCTCCAATGCACCCTCTACGACCCTTCTCCTGAATTCAGCTTCACACCCCTCCTCGTAGGCGCCGCAGCGGGAAGCAGAGCCATCACCGACGCCTGCATACCCTTCAAAGACCTTGCAAAAGCCCTCGGCTTCACGTACACCCAAGCCCGCGCCACCCGCCTCGACCCCAACACGAACCATGTCACCGTCAAGCACCCCACGGGCACAATAACCAAAGAACAACACGACTACTTCATCCTCACCACCGGCGCCGAAACACAATTTTACCAAACACCCGGCGCCAAACAACACACCCTCTCATTACGATCAGCCAAAGACGCAAAAAACATCCACCAAGCCCTCACACACCAAAAAAAAGCCAAACAACCAGGCGTCATTATCATCGGAGCCGGCCCGACCGGCGTTGAACTCGCCGGAGACATCTCCGTCTTCTACCAACAAAACAACCTCCCCACCCACATCACCCTCATCAGCCACGCACCCACCATCCTCCCACGTTTCAATCAAAAAATCCAGCAAAGCACGCAAAAGACCCTACAAAAAAGAAACATCACCATTCTAACGAACACAACCGTCACCAAATGCAAGAAGAGTGCAGTCACCATTCAAGAAGGCCAGAAACAAGAAAAAACACTCACCTCCCCCCTCCTCATCTGGGCAGGCGGATGCAAACCAGTCACGATCCCACTACGAACACAAAACAACGTCACGGAACGCGGCCGGTACATCGTCACGCCAACACTTCAACTCAAGGGCCACCAAAACATATTCGCTTTCGGCGACAACGCCCAAATCGAAGGCGAACAACCCCTCCCCCTCCTCGCCCAAGTAGCAGAACAAGAAGGCACCCACGCCGCAAAAAACATACTCCGCCTCCTGAACAACAAACGACCCAAACCATTCACCTTCCACGATAAAGGACGCATGGTAAGCCTCGGACCAAAAAAAGCCAGCATCACCATCAACACCCCCGCAGGCACCATCCACTTCAACAACA
Above is a genomic segment from Candidatus Woesearchaeota archaeon containing:
- a CDS encoding diguanylate cyclase encodes the protein MSLSERLGGFSARDRRILQIVRENKALKSRLAQYQNSTSVLDRRAPSVLDAYLQQLGSDELRSLAKRLGVDPRTGFLTRAACFAVLEWLPQGYATDGFVVDVVNLKGHNAHSYKQGDKALADVSRALNSAISSPVRYGDGVEQCMARELRRTDLLVRWGGDELVVLPFPKIPEEKRFEVEDRLNRSLAYFSKQKVYEGIGLAVRLSWFALDNLRRDTVELRVAEAIDEAYQRCPLTKR
- a CDS encoding calcium-translocating P-type ATPase, SERCA-type; its protein translation is MGRNTTYQNTENSREGHSQKKSFATMEQRTSQQALPTIIHNPYQEGVSAVLERLQTSQNGLSTPVAEERLRSFGPNKIEAKKQEPLWKVFLRQFSDVMVIILILASIISFGITWFTNNVQTGGEHESYVDGIVILIIVFLNAVIGFIQEYKAEKSLEALQKMISPRAVVIRDGEETEIDVADLVPGDIILLEEGAAVPADTRLIEATNLQCIEAALTGESTPVQKHTDPIKEAAAIGDRKNMVFMGTIVSAGRGVAVVTATGTSTEFGKIAKLTLDVKEEKSPLQKELAKVGAFIAKATLLISAIIFVFGLIEGKKLLHMFIYAVSVAVAAVPEGLPATITIALAFGVRRMAKKKSIIKKLSSVETLGSTTVICSDKTGTLTKNQMTVREAYTHAGNVTVTGTGYSADGKFVSKTNDSATRAPELKHMLIAGALCNNAHFDKTTNHVIGDPTEAALLVSTEKFGIDTQALRHANKRIKEFPFDSKRKLMSTINQTPDGTMLFVKGAPDIILSKCTHILKGGKPTRLTQQEREHIQTQNLDMASRALRVLGFAYRTLSNEETKHAIKKQEPETLEDHLVFIGLQGMIDPPREEVIPAVAACKRAGIKIYIVTGDHGITARAIAEKIGIASHKTKVITGQDLAKLRDEELKEELKNPVIFARVNPEHKLRVVSLLKEQGEIVAVTGDGVNDAPALKKADIGVAMGITGTDVSKEASDMILLDDSFATIVSAIKEGRTIYDNITKFMRFLFTSNLGELVTVFLGLFIIPFLSLPKETLIVTAVQVLWINLLTDALPALALGVEPPEKDVMEKPPRNQKQRLVTNKIFLSWLFTGLVIGAGTLFSFLYSLTITGAPMEKATTVAFTTLVLFQLVNVFNCKSKTKSIFKTKIRDNLFLIKAVLVSFLLQLLVIYEPTIMQYYFKTTSLSLQDWLLILPIALSVLVYEELRKAHLRYAERKKAAKASTPSPNLV
- a CDS encoding RsmB/NOP family class I SAM-dependent RNA methyltransferase, translated to MNATTLNHDITPIPDTEELLIKPTFQERYEQLLGKEGWKRFLQYSFSYLRKCIRVNTIKISVEALTTRLSKDWDLTPVPWCKEGFWIKHKRLPRFDLGNLPEHQLGYFYIQEAASMIPPVVLSPQPEEIVLDLCAAPGSKTSQLAQYMHNKGVLVANDADGLRLKPLGMNLQRCGTYNTILTRHYGQAFAKKTLAFDRVLCDAPCSGTGTIRRSLKTLTLWSPGGVRRLAGQQRQLLKAAYAALKPGGTLVYSTCTCEPEENEGNISWLLQTYPDLQTTPINLPINASKPIMAFEGQTYHAGVKNCLRIWPQDNDTEGFFIAKIYKSNTT
- a CDS encoding tRNA uridine(34) 5-carboxymethylaminomethyl modification radical SAM/GNAT enzyme Elp3 yields the protein MTDKRVKAFAQALYQELTTHTRTKKTLENAFQADKLAPPRLQKLKERLAKQLNLATLPSNATILLNLTPGQAKNAKHVLSTKPVRSISGVNIVAIMTSPARCPHGKCTYCPGGLSSSFGDVPQSYTGREPASQRGARLSYDAYLQVMNRLAQYLIAGHELSKTEVIVMGGTFPSRPVEYQQRFIADAFQALNDFSSLFYDAKGNITISKLKDVFKLPGAFSNKERQRTVIETLKHIQQTSLNTSGLANDLESDKRVAYEHERNERAKVRCVGLTVETRPSPDILEQANLALAYGATRIELGVQTLSENVLAYVHRGHTLEDTKNSLRVLKDLGFKINAHMMLGLPLTTPEEDVRHLKQLFADPHFRPDMLKIYPTLVLKGTHLYQLYQQGHYRPLTTMQAAEIIARAKPHVPRWCRIMRVQRDIPSTLTEEGPSTNLRQVVKSLLAQRGTSCQCIRCREIKDETPTQPRLEVTTYQAQEGTEFFLALNNKPTDKLIGFCRLRFPSQCLRPEITPSTGIIRELHVYGKATPLQKTGDVQHRGFGKTLLQEAERICKANNKTKVLVIAGIGVRSYYAKLGYHKEGPYMAKHLT
- a CDS encoding HIT domain-containing protein, whose amino-acid sequence is MKKNCIFCKIVRGEIPSQKVFEDEQVLAILDINPAVRGHTLLLPKEHYPILPLLPPDVFQHLFMRSVDLMNALREALLVQRVTLFVANGAVAGQQSPHFLMHLFPREEGDALSHLDVETGSFDQSALEEALSSLFGKALAPLARREDGMVPGKREGEGGAASSAALAGEKASAAPEHQAQRQGAPTGASTSHAPPAQGSDALAHGSGLGSDDIPIPASVHERHVLLAELLYDNPEIAEVLKEHPEKIKELIPADPKLAELFEGIDINALSDRLKKIKLFPKEQGAEGSSRGEPPGREERPRVETQEPRGSATSEGAGSQAGREEIAEQREGENERSKAGSMKPEKTEANKKKAMDLDAISSLFLRGGR